Proteins encoded together in one Hemiscyllium ocellatum isolate sHemOce1 chromosome 31, sHemOce1.pat.X.cur, whole genome shotgun sequence window:
- the LOC132830219 gene encoding uncharacterized protein LOC132830219, whose amino-acid sequence MMLPPGLENHHEEVVLPPGLEDHHEVVMLCPGLEDHQEEVVLPSGLEDHHEAVVLPPGLEDHQEEVVLPPWLEDHQEEDYQEEVMLCPGLVDHEEEVVLPPGLEDHQEELVLTPGLEDHQQEVVLPPRLEDHQEEVMPPPGLEDHQEEVMPPPGLEDHQEEFHVEVLAAERMELVILWIRKSFNLVQDRSSDSTEQQIAENRNQVLLLDVRTAAEYEVSHLQGAIRIDPDTNDMDHLTKELGLADCNEEREVICYCTVGYRSSKVAQKLEEFLASNAGQTLRRSLRVYNLEGGLVKWANEGKPMVDCKEQPTSLVHPYSSMWAYLVKPEFRANI is encoded by the exons ATGATGTTGCCCCCTGGGCTGGAGAACCATCATGAAGAGGTGGTGCtgccccctgggctggaggaccaTCATGAGGTGGTGATGCTGTGCCCTGGACTGGAGGATCAtcaggaggaggtggtgctgcCCTCTGGGCTGGAGGACCATCATGAGGCGGTGGTGCtgccccctgggctggaggatcatcaggaggaggtggtgctgcCCCCTTGGCTGGAGGACCAtcaggaggag gactATCAGGAGGAGGTGATGCTGTGTCCTGGGCTGGTGGATCAcgaggaggaggtggtgctgccccctgggctggaggaccaTCAGGAGGAGTTGGTGCTgacccctgggctggaggaccaTCAGCAGGAGGTGGTGCTGCCCCCTCGGCTGGAGGACCATCAGGAGGAGGTGATGCCaccccctgggctggaggaccaTCAGGAGGAGGTGATGCCaccccctgggctggaggaccaTCAGGAGGAG TTCCACGTGGAAGTCCTCGCTGCTGAGAGAATGGAGCTTGTGATCCTGTGGATTCGAAAGAGTTTTAACTTAGTGCAAGACCGGAGTTCAGACAGCACTGAGCAGCAGATAGCAGAGAATCGGAACCAGGTCCTGTTGCTG GATGTCCGGACTGCGGCTGAATATGAGGTCAGCCACTTACAGGGAGCCATTCGCATTGACCCAGACACCAATGATATGGATCATCTGACCAAGGAGCTGGGCCTGGCAG ATTGTAACGAGGAGAGGGAGGTGATCTGTTATTGCACTGTGGGATATCGCTCGTCCAAAGTGGCACAAAAGCTGGAGGAGTTTCTGGCGAGTAATGCTGGGCAGACCCTGCGCAGGTCACTGAGAGTCTACAACCTGGAGGGGGGGCTGGTGAAATGGGCCAATGAAGGGAAGCCCATGGTGGATTGCAAGGAGCAGCCAACGAGCCTTGTCCATCCGTACAGTAGCATGTGGGCCTACCTGGTAAAGCCAGAGTTCCGGGCCAATATCTGA